One window from the genome of Solea solea chromosome 13, fSolSol10.1, whole genome shotgun sequence encodes:
- the slc50a1 gene encoding sugar transporter SWEET1 — MDLLQLLSWACIVFTVGMFSTGLTDLKRMRESKSTDNIQFLPFLTTCLNNLGWLYYGILKPDQTIILVNVIGALLQIVYIITYIHYSKQKRSVMSQTLTAGAVLAGGWFYFTTFLTEGDARLSQLGLTCSVVTVSMYMSPLTDLVNIVRSGDVQCLSFPLTVATFFTSTSWVFYGLQLNDNYIVVPNTPGIFTSLLRFFLFWRFASVNQSSPSYKSMPL, encoded by the exons ATGGATTTGCTGCAGCTTTTGTCATGGGCGTGCATCGTGTTCACAGTCGGGATGTTCTCGACTGGACT GACCGACCTAAAGAGGATGCGAGAATCCAAAAGTACTGACAATATCCAGTTTCTACCTTTCCTCACCACATGCCTGaa TAACCTGGGTTGGTTGTATTATGGGATACTGAAGCCGGATCAGACAATTATCCTGGTCAATGTTATCGGAGCGCTCCTTCAGATCGTTTACATCATCACATACATCCACTACTCAAAGcaaaag AGGTCGGTGATGTCCCAGACGCTTACAGCAGGCGCGGTGCTCGCCGGCGGTTGGTTTTACTTTACCACGTTTCTTACTGAGGGAGACGCTCGCCTCAGCCAGCTGGGCTTAACGTGCAGCGTGGTCACTGTCAGCATGTACATGTCCCCACTCACTGACCTG GTGAACATAGTGCGGAGTGGTGACGTGCAGTGCTTGTCCTTCCCCCTGACTGTTGCCACCTTTTTCACGTCAACCTCTTGGGTGTTCTATGGCCTACAGCTAAATGATAACTACATTGTG GTTCCAAACACTCCTGGGATCTTCACCAGCCTCCTCaggttttttctgttttggagATTTGCTTCTGTCAATCAAAGCTCACCTTCCTATAAGTCTATGCCATTGTAA
- the efna1b gene encoding ephrin-A1b, with protein MDLACLVCLALCAGAWFVSAERHSVYWNSSNANFLWDDYTVEVSINDYLDIICPHYTHGEVSSHAAERYVLYMVEREDYEVCKPHSFDQLRWECSRPFAPHAPEKFSEKFQRFTPFTLGKEFRQGESYYYISKPMHHHGQDCLRLRVDVVGNKGSGKSHLDKSKTEETGKSQDGGKMKFPAAGGVHNPSNRLPADDPAVMEPNVQRSVGSSATQLVSFSLFFTIIPVLIALMLH; from the exons ATGGATTTGgcgtgtttggtgtgtttggcACTGTGCGCCGGTGCTTGGTTCGTCTCTGCCGAGAGACACAGCGTCTACTGGAACAGCTCGAATGCAAA CTTCCTGTGGGACGATTACACCGTGGAAGTGAGCATCAATGACTATTTGGACATCATCTGTCCCCACTACACCCACGGCGAGGTGTCGTCGCACGCCGCCGAGCGCTATGTGCTGTACATGGTGGAGAGGGAGGACTACGAGGTGTGTAAACCTCACTCCTTTGACCAGCTGCGTTGGGAGTGCTCGCGGCCTTTTGCTCCCCATGCCCCTGAGAAATTCTCTGAGAAGTTCCAGCGCTTCACACCGTTCACCCTGGGCAAGGAGTTCAGACAGGGAGAGAGctattattatatct CCAAGCCAATGCATCACCATGGCCAGGACTGTTTGCGGCTGAGAGTGGATGTCGTCGGAAACAAAGGCTCTGGAAAATCTCACCTGGACAAATCCAAGACAGAGGAGACGGGGAAAAGCCAGGATGGAGGAAAAATGAAGTTCCCCGCTGCCGGGGGAGTGCACAACCCCTCAAACCGGCTCCCAGCAG ATGACCCTGCTGTGATGGAGCCAAACGTCCAGAGGAGTGTGGGCAGTTCAGCAACACAGCTTGTTTCTTTTTCACTCTTCTTCACCATAATCCCAGTCTTAATAGCGCTGATGCTGCACTAA